One genomic window of Mastomys coucha isolate ucsf_1 unplaced genomic scaffold, UCSF_Mcou_1 pScaffold8, whole genome shotgun sequence includes the following:
- the Zcchc9 gene encoding zinc finger CCHC domain-containing protein 9 gives MAVCFHCRQPGHGIADCPAVLESQDMGTGICYRCGSTEHEMTKCRAKVDPALGEFPFAKCFVCGEMGHLSRSCPDNTKGVYADGGGCKLCGSVEHFKKDCPENQNSDRIITVGRWAKGMSADHEDVLD, from the exons ATGGCT GTGTGTTTCCATTGTCGACAACCTGGCCATGGAATTGCTGACTGCCCAGCTGTACTAGAGAGCCAGGACATGGGCACTGGCATTTGTTACCGCTGCGGGTCCACGGAGCATGAGATGACGAAATGCAGAGCTAAAGTAGACCCCGCGCTTG gTGAATTTCCTTTtgcaaaatgttttgtttgtggaGAAATGGGACACCTGTCCAGATCCTGCCCTGATAATACCAAAGGAGTCTATGCTGATG GTGGTGGCTGTAAACTCTGTGGCTCCGTGgaacattttaagaaagattGCCCTGAAAATCAGAACTCAG ATCGGATCATCACGGTTGGTCGCTGGGCAAAGGGAATGAGTGCGGACCATGAAGACGTGCTGGAT